The sequence GGCTGCCGGCGCGTTCGTCCCCGGCTCGCACGCCTCGACCTTCGGCGGCAACCCCGTTTCGTGCGCGGCCGCGCTGGCGCTGCTCGAGACGCTCGACGCCGAGGGCCTGCTGGCGCGCGTCCGGGAGACCGGTGCCTGGCTGCAGGACGAGGTGCGCTCGCTCGCCGCGCGCCAGCCGAAGATCACGGGCGTGCGCGGCCGCGGGCTGCTCGTGGCCATCGACCTCTCGGTGCCGGCCAAGCCGGTGGCGCTCGCGGCCGAGGAGCGCGGCTATCTCGTCAACGCGGTGCAGGAGCAGGCGCTGCGCCTGGCGCCGCCGTTCGTGGTGACGAAGGACGAGCTGCGCGGGTTCATCGGGGTGCTCGAAGAGATCCTCCGCTAGCCCCACCCACCGCCCGGAGGTGCGCATGAAGCCGATCCTGGCAATCACGATGGGCGACCCGGCCGGCATCGGCCCCGAGATCGTCGTCCAGGCGCTGCGGTCCCGGCGGCTGTGGGACGCCTGCCGCCCCGTCGTCCTCGGCCGCAGGCCCGCCCTGGAGGCCGCGGCGCGCCGGCTCCGCGCGCAGATCGTCTTCGACCCCGTCGGCACCCGGATG is a genomic window of bacterium containing:
- a CDS encoding 4-hydroxythreonine-4-phosphate dehydrogenase PdxA; its protein translation is MKPILAITMGDPAGIGPEIVVQALRSRRLWDACRPVVLGRRPALEAAARRLRAQIVFDPVGTRM